From a region of the Synechococcus sp. RS9916 genome:
- the psb34 gene encoding photosystem II assembly protein Psb34, with translation MQVTEEDGGRLNAFAKEPRMEVIEDQSSRSKSSRLMIIVGGALVVALMAVTVAIS, from the coding sequence ATGCAGGTCACGGAAGAGGACGGCGGACGGCTGAACGCCTTTGCCAAGGAACCCCGCATGGAGGTGATCGAGGATCAATCCAGCCGCAGCAAGAGCTCTCGGCTGATGATCATCGTTGGTGGCGCACTGGTGGTGGCCCTGATGGCCGTGACTGTGGCGATCAGCTGA
- a CDS encoding thiazole synthase, translated as MSTVSTLHSGMSDQDPLLIGGRPFQSRLFTGTGKYPNMTAMQQSLERSGCDMVTVAVRRVQTVAAGHEGLMEAIDWSRIWMLPNTAGCATAEEAIRVARLGRELAKLAGQEDNSFVKLEVIPDSRHLLPDPIGTLDAAEQLVKEGFTVLPYINADPLLAKRLEDVGCATVMPLGSPIGSGQGLRNDANIALIIENAGVPVVVDAGIGVPSEAAQALEMGADAVLVNSAIALAGDPPAMAEAMAMAVQAGRQAHRAGRLPLRQNASPSSPVSGRVSS; from the coding sequence ATGTCCACGGTTTCGACTCTCCACAGCGGCATGAGTGATCAGGATCCCCTGCTGATTGGCGGTCGCCCCTTCCAGAGCCGTCTGTTCACCGGCACCGGCAAATATCCCAACATGACCGCGATGCAGCAGAGCCTTGAACGCTCTGGGTGCGACATGGTGACCGTGGCCGTCCGCCGCGTGCAAACCGTGGCCGCAGGCCATGAGGGCCTGATGGAGGCGATCGACTGGTCGCGGATTTGGATGCTGCCCAACACAGCCGGCTGCGCCACAGCCGAAGAAGCCATCCGCGTGGCCCGGCTAGGGCGGGAACTGGCCAAGTTGGCCGGGCAAGAAGACAACTCCTTCGTGAAGCTGGAGGTGATTCCCGACAGCCGGCATTTGCTGCCCGATCCCATCGGCACCCTGGACGCCGCTGAACAACTGGTGAAAGAGGGCTTCACCGTTCTTCCCTATATCAATGCTGACCCACTGCTGGCCAAAAGGCTGGAAGACGTGGGCTGCGCCACTGTGATGCCGCTTGGGTCACCGATCGGCTCCGGTCAAGGTCTACGCAACGACGCCAACATCGCGCTGATCATCGAAAATGCCGGTGTCCCCGTGGTGGTGGATGCGGGCATCGGCGTTCCAAGCGAAGCCGCCCAAGCTCTGGAAATGGGAGCCGATGCCGTGCTGGTGAACAGCGCCATCGCCCTGGCGGGTGACCCGCCGGCGATGGCCGAAGCCATGGCCATGGCCGTGCAGGCAGGCCGACAAGCCCATCGCGCAGGACGTTTGCCGCTGCGTCAGAACGCCTCCCCCAGCTCGCCCGTGAGCGGACGCGTCAGCAGCTGA
- the rplT gene encoding 50S ribosomal protein L20 — translation MARVKRGNVARKRRNKILRLARGFRGSNGTLFRTANQRVMKALCNAYRDRRRRKRDFRRLWIARINAAARMNGMSYSRLIGGLKKADVRINRKMLAQLAVVDPGSFTNVVTAAKG, via the coding sequence ATGGCTCGCGTTAAGAGAGGCAACGTTGCCCGCAAGCGCCGCAACAAAATCCTGCGCCTTGCCCGCGGCTTCCGTGGCAGCAACGGCACCCTGTTCCGCACCGCTAACCAGCGGGTGATGAAGGCCCTGTGCAATGCCTACCGCGACCGTCGTCGTCGTAAGCGCGACTTCCGTCGTCTGTGGATTGCACGCATCAACGCTGCAGCCCGCATGAACGGCATGAGCTACAGCCGTCTGATCGGTGGCCTCAAAAAGGCTGACGTGCGCATCAACCGCAAAATGCTGGCCCAGCTGGCCGTGGTTGATCCCGGCAGCTTCACCAATGTGGTGACAGCAGCCAAAGGTTGA
- the rpmI gene encoding 50S ribosomal protein L35, translating into MPKLKTRKAAAKRFKATGTGKFMRRRAFRNHLLDHKSPKLKRHLGTKAVVDRTDEERVALMMPYA; encoded by the coding sequence ATGCCCAAGCTCAAGACCCGCAAAGCAGCCGCGAAGCGGTTCAAGGCAACCGGCACTGGCAAGTTCATGCGTCGTCGCGCCTTCCGCAACCACCTGCTCGATCACAAGAGCCCCAAGCTGAAGCGCCACCTGGGCACCAAGGCCGTTGTGGACCGCACCGATGAAGAGCGTGTGGCCCTGATGATGCCCTACGCCTGA
- a CDS encoding SpoIID/LytB domain-containing protein: MNRMQSGQPLGSIARSLVLLGLITAGCQAQEAAAPVASVSSALPTHRAVPSPPAVTTDQLWVALDDHLGQGTRRDQPAAPLRLSSAGAAFLVLRSVDAAPGSAPLAEGAALQISWRLVPLAKSVKVSRLVAGPYASFESADRVAERWRAKGVTARVAHPGEWEVWVPSEAPALEGVTTRPWRQTITTEVRPHLEGPQGGQTLTGALELEAPDGLRWNGGVMQGPFRLQPDAYGSWTLLEQVPLERYLEGVVPHEIGAGSPPAALQAQAVLARTWALANSHRFDLDGYHLCSDTQCQVYSDPRLAGSAVRQAIGATSGQVLQWQGKPISAVYHASNGGVMASAPEAWAMAPAAYLKAQPDGDQTWREQRALPLDAAAVTRLLQGGAGAYGAGHPLFRWQRTYSAAQLQTALADPGLGAIRDLKVMERGPSGRALRLRISGDGPDSPVTLRLDAIRRRLRRLPSTLFVIHPAGPGLWQFQGGGFGHGAGLSQAGAIDLARRGWPLKRILSHYYPGATLAPVSPAGKAP, translated from the coding sequence ATGAACCGGATGCAGAGCGGACAACCCCTGGGGAGCATCGCCCGCTCGTTGGTGTTGCTGGGTTTGATCACGGCTGGCTGCCAGGCCCAGGAGGCCGCTGCACCTGTGGCGTCGGTCTCTTCTGCACTCCCCACCCACCGCGCTGTGCCGTCTCCACCAGCGGTGACCACTGATCAGCTGTGGGTGGCCTTGGATGACCACCTCGGCCAGGGCACGCGACGGGATCAGCCTGCGGCCCCGCTGCGTCTCAGCAGTGCCGGTGCAGCTTTTTTGGTGCTGCGGTCTGTGGATGCCGCTCCTGGATCTGCGCCTCTCGCGGAGGGTGCTGCCCTACAGATCAGCTGGCGGCTGGTGCCTCTGGCGAAGTCTGTGAAGGTGTCCCGTTTGGTCGCCGGGCCTTACGCCAGTTTTGAATCGGCGGACCGGGTGGCGGAGCGCTGGCGTGCCAAGGGGGTAACGGCGCGTGTGGCCCATCCAGGGGAGTGGGAAGTGTGGGTGCCCTCGGAGGCTCCGGCCCTGGAAGGGGTGACCACCAGGCCTTGGCGTCAGACGATCACCACCGAGGTGCGTCCCCATCTCGAGGGGCCCCAGGGCGGCCAGACCTTGACGGGCGCGCTGGAGCTTGAGGCGCCCGATGGTCTGCGTTGGAACGGCGGCGTGATGCAGGGGCCGTTCCGTTTGCAGCCCGATGCCTACGGCAGTTGGACGTTGTTGGAGCAAGTGCCGCTGGAGCGTTATCTCGAGGGAGTGGTGCCCCATGAAATCGGCGCGGGTTCGCCCCCTGCGGCCCTGCAGGCTCAAGCGGTGCTGGCTCGCACCTGGGCGTTGGCCAACAGTCACCGTTTTGATTTGGATGGCTATCACCTCTGCAGCGACACCCAGTGCCAGGTGTACAGCGATCCCCGCCTAGCGGGATCGGCAGTGCGTCAGGCCATTGGTGCCACGTCCGGTCAGGTGTTGCAGTGGCAGGGCAAGCCCATTAGTGCCGTCTATCACGCGTCCAATGGCGGTGTGATGGCATCGGCTCCCGAAGCCTGGGCGATGGCACCAGCCGCCTATCTCAAGGCCCAGCCCGATGGCGACCAGACCTGGCGGGAGCAAAGGGCGCTGCCCCTGGATGCCGCTGCTGTGACGCGTTTGCTCCAGGGAGGCGCTGGGGCCTATGGCGCGGGTCATCCGCTGTTCCGCTGGCAGCGGACCTACTCAGCAGCACAGCTCCAGACCGCTTTGGCTGACCCGGGTCTGGGGGCGATTCGAGATCTGAAGGTGATGGAGCGGGGCCCGAGCGGCCGGGCGTTGCGTCTGCGCATCAGCGGGGATGGGCCCGACTCTCCTGTCACCCTGCGGCTGGATGCCATCCGTCGCCGCTTGCGGCGGCTGCCCAGCACGCTGTTTGTGATCCATCCGGCCGGTCCTGGCCTTTGGCAGTTCCAGGGCGGAGGGTTTGGCCATGGCGCTGGTCTGTCGCAGGCCGGCGCCATCGATTTGGCCCGTCGCGGTTGGCCCTTGAAGCGGATCCTCAGCCATTACTACCCCGGTGCCACGCTTGCTCCGGTGTCTCCTGCTGGCAAGGCCCCTTAG
- a CDS encoding glycosyltransferase family 2 protein has protein sequence MAQAAVTGDHRRGKSALFLVACGAAGAAPHWLDPLRSLAPACTLALLLGGYGLRTVLRSRDQPCACGLEPLPEEAAIDLPAVDVVVAARDEEAVVTRLVERLTALSYPRERLSLWVVDDGSEDRTGPLLDELKQQHPQLQVIHRKRGAGGGKSGALNTVLQQLKGDWMLVLDADAQLQNDVLERLLPFAIRGRWAAVQLRKAVTNAQEGWLTRVQAMEMALDALLQQGRLWGGGVMELRGNGQLLQRSRLQACGGFNEDTVTDDLDLSFRLLTDGAPVGLLWDPPVQEEAVESLPALWKQRQRWAEGGLQRFFDYWPKLTSGTLAGRQKLDLVCFFLLQYVLPLLSFADLITSLVLRSAPVYWPLSIVAFSVSGLAYWRGCRRVSEGPELPRPGVINLLLAIAYLGHWFVVIPWVTLKMALFPKRLVWAKTSHRGELSA, from the coding sequence ATGGCTCAAGCCGCAGTGACGGGAGATCACCGACGCGGCAAGTCAGCGCTGTTTCTTGTGGCTTGTGGAGCGGCTGGTGCTGCTCCCCACTGGCTCGACCCACTCCGCAGCCTGGCCCCGGCCTGCACCTTGGCGTTGCTGCTCGGCGGTTATGGCTTGCGCACTGTGTTGCGCAGCCGCGATCAGCCCTGTGCCTGTGGGTTGGAGCCCTTGCCTGAAGAGGCTGCCATTGATCTACCGGCTGTGGATGTGGTGGTGGCCGCTCGCGATGAAGAAGCCGTTGTTACGCGACTCGTGGAGCGGCTGACTGCCCTGAGCTACCCCCGCGAGCGTCTTTCGCTTTGGGTGGTGGATGACGGCAGCGAGGACCGGACGGGACCGTTGCTGGATGAGCTCAAGCAGCAGCATCCACAGCTGCAGGTGATCCATCGCAAGCGTGGTGCGGGCGGAGGCAAGTCTGGTGCCCTCAACACCGTGCTTCAGCAACTCAAGGGCGATTGGATGCTGGTGCTGGATGCCGATGCCCAGCTGCAAAACGATGTGCTTGAACGCCTGTTGCCCTTTGCGATCAGGGGCCGTTGGGCGGCGGTGCAGTTGCGCAAAGCGGTGACCAACGCCCAGGAAGGTTGGTTAACGCGGGTGCAGGCCATGGAGATGGCGCTCGATGCTCTGCTGCAACAGGGCCGCCTCTGGGGTGGCGGAGTGATGGAGTTGCGGGGGAATGGACAGCTGCTGCAGCGCAGTCGGCTGCAGGCTTGCGGTGGTTTCAACGAAGACACCGTCACCGATGACCTCGATCTGAGTTTTCGCTTGCTTACCGATGGTGCTCCGGTGGGCTTGCTGTGGGACCCTCCGGTGCAAGAGGAAGCGGTTGAATCGTTGCCCGCTCTCTGGAAGCAGCGGCAGCGCTGGGCGGAAGGTGGTTTGCAGCGCTTCTTCGATTACTGGCCCAAACTCACGTCCGGCACCCTCGCCGGTCGGCAAAAGCTCGATCTGGTCTGCTTCTTCCTGCTGCAATACGTCCTTCCACTGCTCTCTTTCGCCGACTTGATCACCAGCCTGGTGTTGCGCAGTGCACCTGTGTATTGGCCGCTGTCGATCGTGGCCTTCAGTGTGTCGGGCCTGGCCTATTGGCGGGGGTGCCGCCGGGTGAGCGAAGGGCCTGAGCTGCCCCGGCCCGGGGTGATCAACCTGTTGCTGGCGATTGCTTATCTCGGCCACTGGTTTGTGGTGATCCCGTGGGTGACCCTGAAAATGGCGCTCTTCCCCAAGCGGCTGGTCTGGGCCAAGACCAGCCATCGCGGCGAACTCTCGGCTTAA
- a CDS encoding DNA polymerase III subunit gamma/tau: MSQAYQPLHHKYRPQRFDQLVGQNAIAATLGHALRSNRIAPAYLFSGPRGTGKTSSARILARSLNCLSSDGPTPEPCGSCELCTTIAAGTALDVIEIDAASNTGVDNIRDLIERSRFAPVQARWKVYVVDECHMLSTAAFNALLKTLEEPPPRVVFVLATTDPQRVLPTILSRCQRFDFRRIPLDALEAHLTWIAEQEAIPIQPEAVHVVAQRAQGGLRDAESLLDQLSLLPAPIEADAVWDLLGAVPEQDLIALAEALASGDPLQLVESSRSLLDRGRDPGAVLQGLAGILRDLVLMAAAPDRPELTSVSPQFRDQLPELAKRIGRQRLLQWQARLRGSEQQLRLSVQPRLWLEVLLMGLLAEAEPSAAAAPAMQQAARQTPSPAISTAQAAASAPPAPAMPQVAAAAPEPPPAPAPSVATTPVAAPTPAAQPATPAVSLPPTGSAAQTGSAPSPTEDATAPAAPDTAPSTSTNLPELWQQILGSLELPSTRMLLSQQAQLVRMDAHRAVVQVAGNWMGMVQSRATLLEQAIARACGGNRQLVLESHAGAITPATPAPGAAPPSTPPSPPSPTIAAAAAPAPVAPPTSSPSPTPASSPPTAPSAAAVAPPAQPAASTPPSAAPAPQLPQTPAPAAAAPSPETNAPEAPPRPMSSPMDDKVKRFAEFFNGQVVDVDLEA, translated from the coding sequence ATGAGCCAGGCCTACCAGCCGCTGCATCACAAGTACCGCCCCCAGAGGTTCGACCAACTGGTGGGGCAGAACGCCATTGCGGCCACCCTTGGCCATGCCCTGCGCAGCAATCGCATCGCGCCCGCCTATCTGTTCAGCGGGCCACGAGGCACCGGTAAAACCTCCAGTGCCCGCATCCTGGCCCGCTCGCTCAACTGCCTCAGCAGCGATGGCCCCACCCCCGAGCCCTGCGGCAGCTGCGAGCTCTGCACCACGATCGCGGCAGGCACAGCCCTCGATGTGATCGAGATCGATGCCGCCTCCAACACCGGCGTCGACAACATCCGCGACCTGATCGAGCGCTCGCGTTTCGCGCCGGTGCAGGCCCGCTGGAAGGTGTACGTGGTGGACGAGTGCCACATGCTCTCCACCGCGGCCTTCAACGCCCTGCTCAAAACCCTGGAGGAGCCACCGCCGCGGGTGGTGTTTGTACTCGCCACCACCGACCCGCAACGGGTGCTGCCGACGATCCTCAGCCGCTGCCAGCGGTTTGATTTCCGCCGCATCCCCCTCGATGCCCTCGAGGCCCACCTCACCTGGATCGCGGAGCAGGAAGCGATTCCGATCCAACCGGAAGCCGTGCACGTGGTGGCCCAACGGGCCCAGGGAGGCCTGCGCGATGCCGAGAGCCTGCTCGATCAGCTCAGCCTGCTGCCAGCACCGATCGAAGCCGATGCGGTGTGGGATCTGCTCGGCGCCGTGCCGGAGCAAGACCTGATTGCCCTGGCAGAAGCACTGGCCAGCGGCGATCCCCTTCAGTTGGTGGAATCCAGCCGCAGCCTGCTGGATCGGGGCCGCGATCCTGGCGCTGTGCTCCAGGGCTTGGCCGGCATTCTCCGAGACCTGGTGCTGATGGCGGCGGCGCCCGATCGCCCGGAGCTCACCAGCGTCTCCCCCCAGTTCCGCGATCAACTGCCGGAGCTGGCCAAACGCATCGGCCGGCAGCGACTGCTGCAGTGGCAAGCGCGTCTGCGAGGCAGTGAGCAGCAACTGCGCCTGAGCGTGCAACCGCGTCTGTGGCTGGAGGTGCTGCTGATGGGCTTGCTGGCCGAGGCCGAACCCAGCGCTGCTGCTGCCCCCGCCATGCAGCAAGCCGCACGCCAAACGCCATCCCCAGCAATCAGCACCGCACAGGCAGCGGCAAGCGCCCCCCCGGCTCCAGCCATGCCCCAGGTCGCAGCAGCAGCACCAGAACCACCGCCAGCCCCAGCACCCTCAGTCGCAACAACGCCCGTCGCAGCACCGACACCCGCAGCCCAACCAGCAACCCCAGCGGTGTCGTTGCCACCAACCGGGAGTGCAGCCCAAACCGGCAGCGCACCTTCCCCCACAGAGGACGCAACGGCGCCTGCAGCTCCAGACACGGCACCCTCTACCAGCACCAACCTGCCGGAGCTATGGCAGCAGATCCTCGGCAGCCTCGAACTGCCCTCCACCCGCATGCTGCTCTCTCAACAGGCCCAGCTGGTGCGCATGGACGCCCACCGCGCTGTGGTGCAGGTGGCTGGCAACTGGATGGGCATGGTGCAGAGCCGGGCCACCCTGCTGGAGCAAGCGATCGCCCGGGCCTGCGGCGGCAACCGTCAACTGGTGTTGGAAAGCCACGCCGGTGCCATCACCCCAGCCACGCCAGCTCCAGGAGCCGCCCCCCCTTCAACTCCTCCCAGTCCTCCCAGCCCAACGATTGCGGCGGCAGCAGCTCCAGCGCCTGTCGCGCCACCCACCAGCTCACCGTCTCCAACTCCTGCGTCCTCTCCGCCCACTGCGCCCAGTGCAGCGGCGGTTGCCCCACCAGCACAACCCGCAGCGTCTACGCCTCCGTCCGCAGCACCGGCACCCCAACTGCCGCAAACCCCGGCCCCCGCAGCAGCAGCACCAAGCCCCGAAACCAATGCACCAGAGGCTCCTCCCCGGCCGATGAGTTCCCCCATGGACGACAAGGTGAAGCGCTTCGCGGAGTTCTTCAACGGCCAGGTGGTGGATGTGGATCTGGAAGCCTGA
- a CDS encoding DUF4347 domain-containing protein: MTLKACGLEQINNSTTTQGQRQATLIVADGSCPKIRELLAEALVPVLWLDGEQEPLAAISDALSDRREHGQPVKALHWVSHGSPGVLRVGEKKVNRAALLAASNQLIDWQLDELALWACDYGADNSALSLWEELLGTSVYSSSGILGLDTDGQKHWTLHSKGHSNTINWPLNFGDSDTWAYQLATVSYATFSEGPQASAPLTSSEQITAVGYAASQYSIDTAYVKPTFDAIGNLSYTTYTDDYSFLDSEIDADLVYIIFPKSVPTTSQLDNLKQFVEGGGTLLISGEWSPSFDDINSNASEILNYVGSSIAVKEGVGSIRDNDLNATPPDGTTDIVEIGNYDITSGLSTVQTRTFGALEIDDESAEAILVTSENATNNIVMARETVGSGNTIVFADVNMFDADNNDLFSNIIIQSKRNIEEVVAAAAAAAAEAEAAAKAAEAAPNTEISYLSGSDKATNISLVTTVDAINSKARAVLSDSGITLQTDSLNFEAAIDESIPRTTFNLALSSLNFENGAITTSEGKRDTSQKLLYYSVDDEGEVSALSFDPLVNAGARFYDLDGDGLADYLSLTLIDGGFGDKDGTKNGVIVDPSTAASVALDPVIQANDGPFNLLTIADPNNAAPAALNLSATITGRSKAVHQIGYIVLDANEVASAKTILGDLDQLKERATIVFSSLEADDVVIPDNYTFKRDLLVRNGQSLRFFSLADTTLDTLKSVKDSRLSFLDSTVNSDGSVSFAASAGLSFNLALNANDQGLNALVAQEQGIAPVLDGTAFSNGESLRGVWAQAREATLDALTGFYRVVDPTGVVMAADGSLIAPGAAGYTEAALRADNLYGGDTFTFSLANNKTEEASLEMGDLGGYLAPYAKVQSNTFFAFAKANADGISHFRVLGNNVFGLEDQFGGGDRDFDDHIIGFQFDSVT; the protein is encoded by the coding sequence ATGACCCTGAAAGCCTGCGGACTCGAGCAGATCAACAACTCCACCACAACCCAAGGGCAGAGACAGGCCACGCTGATCGTTGCTGACGGCAGCTGCCCCAAGATCCGGGAGCTGCTGGCTGAGGCCTTGGTGCCGGTGCTGTGGCTGGACGGCGAACAGGAGCCCTTGGCCGCCATCAGCGATGCGTTGTCAGATCGTCGCGAGCACGGACAACCAGTGAAGGCGCTGCACTGGGTCAGCCACGGCAGCCCAGGCGTGCTGCGCGTTGGAGAAAAAAAGGTTAATCGCGCTGCTCTGCTGGCAGCCAGCAACCAACTGATCGACTGGCAGCTGGATGAACTTGCGCTTTGGGCTTGCGATTACGGAGCCGACAACAGTGCGTTGAGCCTTTGGGAAGAGCTGCTTGGGACCTCCGTCTATTCATCGAGCGGCATCTTGGGCCTCGATACCGACGGCCAAAAACACTGGACTCTCCATTCAAAGGGGCACAGCAATACCATCAATTGGCCACTGAACTTCGGAGACAGTGATACCTGGGCCTATCAACTCGCGACAGTGAGTTATGCGACCTTTAGCGAAGGACCTCAGGCGAGCGCTCCTCTAACGAGCAGCGAACAGATCACTGCCGTTGGCTACGCGGCCAGCCAATACAGCATTGATACAGCTTATGTCAAGCCAACCTTCGACGCCATTGGCAACCTTAGCTATACAACATACACCGACGACTACTCTTTTTTAGATAGCGAAATAGACGCTGATCTTGTTTACATTATTTTTCCAAAATCCGTACCAACAACAAGCCAGCTCGACAATCTCAAGCAATTTGTCGAGGGAGGAGGAACACTTCTCATCAGCGGCGAATGGAGCCCTAGCTTTGATGACATAAATTCAAACGCAAGCGAAATTCTTAACTACGTAGGCTCCTCGATTGCAGTCAAAGAAGGAGTTGGATCTATTCGCGATAATGATTTGAATGCAACACCACCCGATGGCACAACCGATATTGTAGAAATCGGAAATTACGATATTACATCCGGATTAAGCACAGTACAAACACGCACATTTGGCGCCTTAGAAATCGACGACGAGTCCGCCGAAGCGATTCTTGTCACCAGCGAAAACGCGACCAACAACATTGTCATGGCCCGAGAGACCGTCGGCAGTGGCAATACAATCGTTTTCGCCGACGTCAACATGTTCGACGCAGACAATAATGACTTGTTTAGCAATATCATTATTCAGTCAAAGAGAAATATTGAAGAGGTAGTCGCAGCAGCGGCAGCGGCGGCGGCTGAAGCAGAGGCGGCAGCAAAGGCAGCAGAGGCGGCGCCGAACACTGAAATCTCCTACCTCAGCGGTTCAGACAAGGCGACCAATATTTCATTGGTCACAACAGTCGACGCAATCAACTCAAAAGCTCGCGCAGTACTGAGTGATTCCGGCATCACACTGCAGACCGACTCCCTCAATTTTGAAGCCGCGATTGACGAGAGCATTCCCAGAACCACGTTCAATCTGGCCCTCTCAAGCCTCAACTTCGAGAATGGTGCCATCACGACAAGCGAAGGAAAACGCGACACCTCTCAAAAACTTCTTTACTACTCCGTTGATGACGAAGGAGAGGTTTCAGCCCTGAGTTTTGACCCGCTCGTCAATGCCGGCGCCCGTTTCTATGACCTCGATGGCGATGGACTTGCCGATTACCTCTCCCTGACTCTGATCGATGGCGGATTCGGCGACAAAGACGGGACAAAAAATGGAGTGATTGTCGATCCATCCACTGCAGCCTCCGTGGCACTGGATCCTGTTATCCAAGCCAATGATGGGCCCTTCAATCTGCTCACGATTGCCGACCCCAACAATGCTGCACCTGCCGCTTTAAACCTCAGCGCCACCATTACCGGGCGCAGTAAGGCTGTACACCAAATTGGCTACATCGTGCTGGATGCCAACGAAGTCGCCTCCGCCAAGACCATTCTTGGTGATCTTGATCAACTCAAGGAGCGCGCCACCATCGTGTTCAGCAGCCTGGAAGCAGACGACGTCGTCATTCCTGACAACTACACGTTCAAGCGTGATCTGCTGGTTCGCAACGGCCAATCCCTGCGCTTCTTCTCTTTGGCAGACACCACGCTCGACACACTCAAGAGCGTGAAAGATTCCCGTTTGTCTTTCCTGGATTCAACGGTCAACAGCGATGGCAGCGTCTCTTTCGCAGCAAGCGCAGGGCTGAGCTTCAACCTTGCTCTCAATGCCAACGACCAAGGTCTGAATGCCCTAGTGGCCCAAGAACAAGGCATCGCTCCAGTACTGGATGGCACAGCCTTCAGCAATGGCGAATCCTTGCGTGGGGTCTGGGCCCAGGCCCGTGAAGCCACCCTGGATGCCCTCACCGGCTTCTACCGCGTGGTCGATCCCACCGGCGTCGTGATGGCTGCTGACGGCTCTCTCATTGCCCCAGGCGCAGCCGGTTACACCGAAGCAGCGTTGCGCGCCGACAACCTTTACGGCGGAGACACGTTCACCTTCTCTCTGGCCAATAACAAAACGGAAGAGGCATCGCTCGAGATGGGGGACCTCGGCGGCTACCTGGCCCCCTACGCCAAGGTGCAGAGCAATACCTTCTTTGCCTTTGCCAAAGCCAACGCCGATGGCATCAGCCACTTCCGCGTGCTTGGCAACAACGTCTTTGGACTCGAAGACCAGTTCGGTGGTGGTGACCGTGACTTCGACGATCACATCATTGGTTTCCAGTTTGATTCGGTCACCTAA
- a CDS encoding lecithin retinol acyltransferase family protein — protein sequence MAAADHLQVPRQHGLFLHHGIDLGDGTVAHYLEGREILRSALDDFSQGQPVSVVPHTQCSPQGVTLRRAMSRIGEQNYNLLFNNCEHFATWCKTGRHHSAQVNSVIDKARSWSARMPSALMAGLELLVQRGLLDANSRALARKGVSQLEQLRLKLLSKLEALLQQAGDGGNQRLLLSGQSLADELAAVEDLETKLNTLLEQQDKNQ from the coding sequence ATGGCCGCGGCCGATCACCTGCAGGTGCCGCGGCAACACGGCCTGTTTCTCCATCACGGCATCGATCTCGGCGACGGCACCGTGGCCCATTACCTGGAAGGCCGCGAAATCCTGCGCAGTGCGCTGGACGACTTCAGCCAAGGCCAACCGGTGAGTGTGGTGCCGCACACGCAGTGCTCTCCCCAGGGGGTGACCCTGCGGCGAGCGATGAGCCGCATCGGCGAGCAGAACTACAACCTGCTGTTCAACAACTGCGAGCACTTCGCCACCTGGTGCAAAACCGGCCGCCATCACAGCGCCCAGGTGAACTCGGTGATCGACAAAGCCCGCAGCTGGAGTGCACGCATGCCCTCAGCGCTGATGGCTGGGCTGGAGCTGCTGGTGCAACGGGGACTTCTGGATGCCAACAGCCGCGCCCTGGCCCGAAAAGGCGTGAGTCAACTCGAACAATTACGCCTCAAACTGCTCAGCAAATTGGAAGCGCTGCTGCAACAGGCGGGTGATGGCGGCAATCAGCGCTTGCTACTAAGCGGCCAGAGCCTGGCCGATGAATTAGCGGCGGTGGAAGACCTGGAGACCAAGCTCAACACCCTGCTGGAACAGCAAGACAAAAACCAATAG